In a genomic window of Styela clava chromosome 7, kaStyClav1.hap1.2, whole genome shotgun sequence:
- the LOC120328524 gene encoding uncharacterized protein LOC120328524 isoform X2 — MDSVSVSAGGRVAKIYMHGERQRKITSMKNGLESKRLNAIKRQIEDDKATERYLWERSAKKIFQSNDDIKAFQKALLQRITVVKEKSKMSGEIRPLINLGRYGGASLDQIRKESHKYKPIRNPEQRRLIKTRILLEQGKRNGQIKTFRSDVLGDVTESILQLEKITKPPNPVQRALDVANLEDVEEADEESFSRQVSAVSRTEREKFVVRRRRLLLPPVQVSRTMQPNENYYRQISAHYREMKSNLTREHAGEALSGIPEEYVRLKTDIPIKELVERSEKNHIINEIKSARRKSTSKEQRQASSRRRYYEWDYTKPLGPVAEGRYFAEGKRFWKPKESVVMKHMQKVVLPKIV; from the exons ATGGACTCTGTTAGTGTATCAGCCGGTGGCCGAGTAGCTAAAATTTACATGCATGGCGAAAGACAACGTAAAATTACCTCCATGAAAAATGGACTTGAATCTAAAAGATTAAATGCAATCAAACGACAAATTGAAGACGACAAAGCTACGGAACGATATTTATGGGAGAG AAGTGCAAAAAAGATATTCCAATCAAACGATGATATCAAAGCGTTTCAAAAAGCGTTACTTCAACGCATCACTGTGGTTAAAGAGAAGAGTAAAATGTCCGGAGAAATAAGACCACTAATAAATCTTGGACGGTATGGTGGAGCATCGCTTGATCAGATCAGAAAAGAAAGTCATAAATACAAACCTATACGTAATCCCGAGCAAAGGCGATTAATCAAAACTCGAATTTTATTGGAACAA GGCAAACGCAATGGACAAATCAAGACATTCCGCTCTGACGTTTTGGGTGATGTTACAGAAAGTATTTTACAG CTCGAGAAAATTACGAAGCCTCCTAATCCCGTGCAAAGAGCACTGGACGTCGCAAATCTTGAAGACGTTGAAGAGGCGGATGAAGAGTCGTTCAGCAGACAG GTTTCTGCTGTTTCACGTACCGAAAGAGAAAAATTTGTTGTTCGACGCAGACGACTTCTTTTGCCTCCTGTTCAAGTATCAAGAACAATGCAACcaaatgaaaattattacaGGCAAATATCTGCACATTATAGAGAAATGAAATCTAATCTCACGCGAGAACATGCTGGAGAGGCACTAAGTGGTATACCAGAAGAATACGTCCGATTAAAAACAG ACATTCCCATCAAGGAACTAGTAGAGCGGAGTGAGAAAaatcatataataaatgaaataaaaagtgcACGAAGAAAATCTACCTCGAAAGAACAACGGCAAGCCAGCTCAAGAAGGAGATATTACGAATGGGATTATACAAAACCTCTTGGTCCGGTGGCCGAGGGAAGATATTTTGCTGAAGGGAAGAGGTTCTGGAAACCAAAAGAAAGTGTTGTCATGAAACACATGCAAAAGGTTGTGCTTCCTAAAATAGTATAG
- the LOC120328777 gene encoding dynein light chain roadblock-type 2: MSEVEETVKRIQAHKGVIGIIVVNPEGIPIRTTLDNSTTVQYSGLIHTLTMKARSTVRDIDPQNDLTFLRLRSKKHEIMVAPDKEYLLIVIQNPAE, translated from the coding sequence ATGTCTGAAGTTGAAGAAACCGTAAAGAGAATACAAGCCCATAAAGGAGTTATCGGTATTATTGTGGTCAACCCAGAAGGAATTCCGATCCGAACAACATTGGATAATTCAACAACTGTTCAATATTCTGGACTCATTCATACGCTCACAATGAAAGCTCGAAGTACCGTTCGGGATATTGATCCACAAAACGATCTCACTTTTCTACGTCTCAGATCAAAGAAACACGAAATTATGGTCGCTCCAGACAAAGAATATCTTCTCATTGTCATACAAAACCCAGCAGAATGA
- the LOC120328154 gene encoding uncharacterized protein LOC120328154 — protein sequence MQPNEMVDESQQGEEIDSSGSACGDNPKSSKPMMEKRRRARINNSLNELKTILLEALKKDTTRHSKLEKADILEMTVKYLRRLERQRVTAIRMNPAVVNKYKAGFNECRNEVTKFLSTHEGVAVDVRTRLLSHLETCQESLQDQDQDFSCDEFADQPMSWMTSPMQSDDQTSPNPKSPATKISCTTLRKEDSQQIINTGEEFCRERHGAQESRFVEREFQNVICSSTITPPSSVEISSPAKGCHADVAFILPQVGAESGFVANVPNTSSNYARPVVFQAVPTKEIIPENEDSYRSIQTAGPSHSGFPNAGRIVPLTTSSSNLDFAAVKYLIPFTGNEANPQNVQVPTASSIRREAVNMQCNVETENYSTEYNYIPRENLTINATTATRQYAQTYSHSHSNYQSNKNPWRPWSHDNVS from the exons atgcaACCGAATGAAATGGTCGATGAAAGTCAACAAGGAGAAGAAATTGATTCCTCTGGAAGTGCTTGTGGTGACAATCCCAAG TCTTCAAAGCCGATGATGGAGAAGAGACGAAGAGCAAGAATCAACAACAGTTTGAACGAATTAAAAACAATTCTACTTGAAGCTTTGAAGAAAGAT ACCACGCGACATTCCAAGCTAGAGAAAGCTGATATTCTGGAAATGACCGTGAAATACTTGAGAAGACTTGAACGACAAAGAGTCACAG CAATCAGAATGAACCCTGCCGTTGTTAATAAGTACAAGGCTGGATTTAATGAATGTAGAAACGAAGTTACAAAATTTCTAAGCACACATGAAGGCGTTGCAGTTGATGTTCGCACTCGGCTGTTAAGCCATCTTGAAACTTGTCAAGAGTCTTTGCAG GATCAAGATCAAGATTTTTCATGTGACGAGTTCGCCGACCAGCCAATGAGTTGGATGACCTCGCCAATGCAGAGTGACGATCAGACCAGTCCAAATCCAAAGTCACCAGCAACCAAGATATCGTGTACAACTTTGCGTAAAGAAG ATTCACAACAAATCATTAACACTGGCGAAGAATTTTGTAGAGAACGCCATGGTGCACAAGAATCCCGATTTGTCGAAAGAGaatttcaaaatgtaatatGTAGTTCCACAATTACGCCGCCATCTAGCGTCGAGATATCAAGCCCTGCAAAAGGTTGCCACGCAGACGTCGCCTTTATACTACCACAAGTGGGGGCAGAGAGTGGATTTGTAGCAAACGTTCCTAACACAAGTAGTAACTACGCGCGGCCTGTTGTTTTCCAGGCCGTCCCTACCAAAGAAATCATTCCAGAAAATGAAGATTCTTATCGATCGATACAAACTGCAGGCCCATCACATTCTGGTTTCCCGAATGCCGGCAGGATTGTTCCGTTAACAACTTCCAGCAGTAACTTAGACTTTGCAGCAGTTAAATATTTAATTCCTTTCACTGGAAATGAAGCAAATCCGCAGAATGTACAGGTTCCAACAGCATCATCGATACGCCGTGAAGCAGTGAATATGCAATGCAATGTGGAAACAGAGAATTACTCGACTGAATACAACTACATTCCAcgtgaaaatttgacaataaatGCAACGACTGCAACAAGACAATATGCTCAAACATATAGCCATAGTCATTCAAATTATCAAAGTAATAAAAATCCTTGGAGACCGTGGTCTCACGATAATGTATCAtag
- the LOC120328524 gene encoding uncharacterized protein LOC120328524 isoform X1: MDSVSVSAGGRVAKIYMHGERQRKITSMKNGLESKRLNAIKRQIEDDKATERYLWERSAKKIFQSNDDIKAFQKALLQRITVVKEKSKMSGEIRPLINLGRYGGASLDQIRKESHKYKPIRNPEQRRLIKTRILLEQGKRNGQIKTFRSDVLGDVTESILQLEKITKPPNPVQRALDVANLEDVEEADEESFSRQQVSAVSRTEREKFVVRRRRLLLPPVQVSRTMQPNENYYRQISAHYREMKSNLTREHAGEALSGIPEEYVRLKTDIPIKELVERSEKNHIINEIKSARRKSTSKEQRQASSRRRYYEWDYTKPLGPVAEGRYFAEGKRFWKPKESVVMKHMQKVVLPKIV; this comes from the exons ATGGACTCTGTTAGTGTATCAGCCGGTGGCCGAGTAGCTAAAATTTACATGCATGGCGAAAGACAACGTAAAATTACCTCCATGAAAAATGGACTTGAATCTAAAAGATTAAATGCAATCAAACGACAAATTGAAGACGACAAAGCTACGGAACGATATTTATGGGAGAG AAGTGCAAAAAAGATATTCCAATCAAACGATGATATCAAAGCGTTTCAAAAAGCGTTACTTCAACGCATCACTGTGGTTAAAGAGAAGAGTAAAATGTCCGGAGAAATAAGACCACTAATAAATCTTGGACGGTATGGTGGAGCATCGCTTGATCAGATCAGAAAAGAAAGTCATAAATACAAACCTATACGTAATCCCGAGCAAAGGCGATTAATCAAAACTCGAATTTTATTGGAACAA GGCAAACGCAATGGACAAATCAAGACATTCCGCTCTGACGTTTTGGGTGATGTTACAGAAAGTATTTTACAG CTCGAGAAAATTACGAAGCCTCCTAATCCCGTGCAAAGAGCACTGGACGTCGCAAATCTTGAAGACGTTGAAGAGGCGGATGAAGAGTCGTTCAGCAGACAG CAGGTTTCTGCTGTTTCACGTACCGAAAGAGAAAAATTTGTTGTTCGACGCAGACGACTTCTTTTGCCTCCTGTTCAAGTATCAAGAACAATGCAACcaaatgaaaattattacaGGCAAATATCTGCACATTATAGAGAAATGAAATCTAATCTCACGCGAGAACATGCTGGAGAGGCACTAAGTGGTATACCAGAAGAATACGTCCGATTAAAAACAG ACATTCCCATCAAGGAACTAGTAGAGCGGAGTGAGAAAaatcatataataaatgaaataaaaagtgcACGAAGAAAATCTACCTCGAAAGAACAACGGCAAGCCAGCTCAAGAAGGAGATATTACGAATGGGATTATACAAAACCTCTTGGTCCGGTGGCCGAGGGAAGATATTTTGCTGAAGGGAAGAGGTTCTGGAAACCAAAAGAAAGTGTTGTCATGAAACACATGCAAAAGGTTGTGCTTCCTAAAATAGTATAG
- the LOC120328444 gene encoding protein lifeguard 4-like: protein MNLTTEPSSIEDDFNYGTNVKQATMGVRLGFLRKVYCILTAQLAITTVMCALFISVDTLKNFAQNSQPVLIVTMVLSIGLIFALLLKRHEHPTNMYLLLAFTLVESYTVATYVTFFKVEIVLQAFILTLSVFCILTSYTLQSKRDYSSWGAALFVGLWVLVGTGILQIFFHNDTFEMFCASAGALLFCMFIIYDTHLIMKRLSPEEYIVASINLYLDVINLFMETLRILSKMNNK, encoded by the exons ATGAATCTAACAACTGAACCGTCATCAATTGAAGATGATTTCAACTATGGAACAAATGTCAAACAGGCAACCATGGGTGTCAGGCTTG GATTCCTCAGAAAAGTCTACTGCATCTTGACTGCTCAACTAGCAATAACAACTGTGATGTGTGCACTATTCATCAGTGTGGATACGTTGAAAAATTTTGCTCAGAACag TCAACCTGTTCTCATTGTGACAATGGTTTTATCAATTGGATTGATATTTGCATTACTTTTGAAAAGACATGAACATCCTACAAATATGTATCTACTACTTGCATTTACACTTGTCGAATCCTATACTGTTGCTACATATGTCACCTTTTTCAA AGTGGAAATTGTTCTACAAGCATTCATCCTTACCCTGTCAGTTTTCTGCATTCTCACATCTTATACTTTACAAAGCAAGAgggattattcatcttggggagCTGCTCTCTTTGTTGGTTTATGGGTTCTGGTTGGCACTGGAATTTTGCAA attttcttTCACAATGACACCTTCGAAATGTTTTGTGCTAGTGCTGGCGCCTTATTGTTCTGCATGTTCATCATTTACGATACTCATCTTATCATGAAACGTCTTTCTCCTGAGGAATACATTGTTGCATCGATCAATCTATATCTCGATGTCATCAACTTATTCATGGAAACGCTTCGCATTCTCAGcaaaatgaacaataaataG
- the LOC120328776 gene encoding LRP2-binding protein-like: MEGIGLEPLPGGSVVSTLHNEVNEHSVENISEDELFKKVENHLLEKIKSGDKEAPFLLGQFYYEEELPQKAAIQFDDIKDVDYQAAYQLATMYFDGVGVNVDYEKGMDLMMKVATSKSIRAKHLIHSSQYNVGRAYFDGYGVQQSDGEAEKWWLLAADDGNPKASIHAQTMLGMLYSRPDFLDLKKAFFWHSEACGNGSLESQGILGVMYAEGLGIAKNEKNALECLKEASQRGNVYAQGRLVQFYYEKKLFTKACDLARRVVAYNEIERISQETSCLPTYIIKGITLACIFLSRCLKLGNGIRKDEEEAKKYFHMACEHDPALANESFLKIAYGLL; the protein is encoded by the exons ATGGAGGGTATTGGGCTGGAACCACTTCCCGGTGGAAGTGTTGTCAGTACGTTGCATAATGAAGTGAATGAGCATAGCGTAGAAAATATTTCTGAAGATGAACTCTTTAAAAAAGTGGAAAACCACCTTTTGGAAAAAATTAAGAGTGGTGATAAAGAAGCTCCATTTTTGCTAGGACAATTTTATTATGAAGAG GAATTACCACAGAAAGCAGCCATTCAATTTGATGATATAAAAGATGTTGATTACCAAGCTGCATACCAACTTGCAACCATGTATTTTGATGGAGTCGGAGTCAATGTTGACTAT GAAAAAGGAATGGACCTCATGATGAAAGTTGCAACTTCAAAAAGTATAAGAGCGAAACATTTGATACATTCTTCTCAATATAATGTTGGAAGAGCGTACTTCGATGGTTATGGAGTTCAGCAAAGTGATGGAGAGGCTGAAAA GTGGTGGTTACTCGCTGCTGATGATGGTAATCCAAAAGCTAGTATTCATGCGCAAACTATGCTTGGTATGTTGTATTCCAGACCGGATTTTTTAGATCTTAAGAAAGCTTTCTTTTGGCATTCCGAAGCATGTGGAAATGGAAGTTTGGAATCCCAAG GTATTCTAGGAGTAATGTATGCAGAAGGACTTGGAATcgcgaaaaatgaaaaaaacgcTCTGGAATGTTTAAAAGAGGCTTCTCAGAGAGGAAATGTTTATGCACAAGGAAGACTTGTGCAATTTTattatgagaaaaaattatttacaaaagcATGTGACCTTGCCAGAAG GGTTGTTGCATATAATGAGATAGAAAGAATATCTCAAGAGACGTCATGCTTGCCAACTTATATTATAAAAGGAATTACATTGGCTTGTATATTTCTATCAAGATGCTTGAAACTAGGAAATGGTATTAGGAAGGATGAAGAagaagcaaaaaaatattttcatatg GCTTGTGAACATGATCCTGCATTGGCAAATGAATCTTTTTTGAAGATTGCGTATGGGCTACTATAA
- the LOC120328372 gene encoding claudin-19-like: MKSNITEGVFYGQICGFIVAFVSGVTCTVTCVWNQWSKTSSSESASVLGAIWGFNGIWIQCVQHSTGQFQCNNYNTAVINLPAYMNAIRAFMCIAIIFSVVGCFMCLIGMQCSRLLETMPNAKRLVMQIAGGLFIGAGALTTASLSWYTAMIIQDFFSYTNYDNMMRYTLGATMYVGIFSAILSFSAGVIFLCLPGPKEEQEKKFNFEYNRSTARSTYKRPIRYNESQRSLSRYDEMQYV; this comes from the exons ATGAAGTCAAATATTACAGAGGGAGTATTTTACGGACAAATTTGTGGATTTATTGTTGCTTTTGTATCCGGAGTAACATGCACAGTAACGTGTGTTTGGAATCAATGGAGCAAAACCAGTTCCTCTGAAAGTGCTTCAGTCCTAG gGGCAATATGGGGATTCAACGGAATTTGGATTCAGTGTGTTCAACATTCAACAGGACAATTCCAATGTAACAATTATAATACTGCCGTTATCAACCTACCAG CTTATATGAATGCCATTCGCGCGTTTATGTGCATCGCCATCATCTTTTCCGTCGTTGGATGTTTTATGTGTTTGATTGGAATGCAATGTAGCAGACTTTTGGAAACGATGCCAAACGCCAAGCGACTTGTAATGCAAATAGCAGGAGGGCTATTCATAGGAGCAG GAGCTCTCACAACAGCGTCACTCTCATGGTACACGGCAATGATAATCCAAGACTTCTTTTCTTATACAAACTATGACAACATGATGAGATACACGCTCGGTGCTACGATGTACGTTGGAATATTTAGTGCCATATTATCTTTCTCTGCTGGTGTCATCTTCTTATGCCTACCGGGTCCAAAAGAAGAGCAAGAGAAGAAGTTCAACTTTGAATATAATCGTAGCACTGCCAGGTCAACATACAAACGACCAATTCGTTATAACGAAAGTCAAAGATCACTGAGTCGATATGATGAAATGCAATATGTGTAA